One stretch of Bacteroidales bacterium DNA includes these proteins:
- the nifJ gene encoding pyruvate:ferredoxin (flavodoxin) oxidoreductase — translation MATKKFITCDGNQAAAHVAYMFSEVACIYPITPSSTMAEYVDEWSANGLKNIFGEQVKVVEMQSEAGAAGALHGALQTGALCTTFTASQGLLLMIPNMYKIAGELLPGVFHVSARTVAAHALSIFGDHSDVYSTRQTGFAMLATGSVQEIMDLAGIAHLAAIKSRVPFLHFFDGFRSSHEVQKVEIMEMDDLKKLIDIEALTQFRTNALNPEHPVTRGTAQNPDIFFQAKEAVNKFYEPIPDLVNSYMVEINKLTGRDYKPFTYYGAPDAENIIVAMGSITETTKETIDYLREKGEKVGLISVHLYRPFSAKYFFNVFPKSVKKVTVLDRTKEIGANGEPLYLDIKEMFYDKQERPLIVGGRYGLSSKDTTPSMILSVFENMKLKEPKNQFTVGIVDDVTFHSLPILPEINVALPGTYSAKFYGLGSDGTVGANKNSIKIIGDTTDKYCQAYFAYDSKKSGGITTSHLRFGDKPIRSPYLVNTPDFVACHVPSYLDKYDMLKGLKKGGTFLLNSIWDAETTKKHLPDHMKKYMAENHINFYTINATLIAEELGLGTRTNTIMQAAFFKVANVIPYEKAEKEMKHAIYKSYGKKGEDVVNMNYAAVDRGSAVDKIEIPAEWAKITVTKPVDTREIPEFIREVMEPINGMKGDDLPVSAFAGREDGTFPSGTSQYEKRGIAVNVPEWQPNECIQCNQCSYVCPHAAIRPFLMTEEELANAPEGTKSIQGIPGALKAYKFKIQVSVLDCTGCSNCADVCPSKNKALIMKPLETQTEEIERWTYMHEKVGYKDTVVDKFVNVKNSQFAQPLFEFSGACAGCGETPYIKSITQLFGDRMIVSNATGCSSIYGGSAPSTPYTYNKNGQGPAWANSLFEDNAEYGYGLSLGANALRDRIAKRMTDAIAEGKLSAETKGAFEEWLKEKDNAEASRAASAKVIEVLAKDKSEVAKEILSLKQYLIKKSHWIFGGDGWAYDIGYGGLDHVLASGEDVNVLVLDTEVYSNTGGQSSKSTPAGAVAKFAASGKKIRKKDLGMMAMSYGYVYVAQVAMGANNAQYFKAIKEAEAYPGPSLIIAYSPCINHGLRDGMGRTQAQTKDAVASGYWHTYRYNPLLENEGKNPFTLDSKEPDWSKFQDFLMTEVRYTSLVKAFPGEAEKLFKAAEENAKWRYNSYKRLAAMDFAPAVEKTE, via the coding sequence ATGGCAACAAAAAAATTTATAACATGCGACGGCAATCAGGCCGCAGCGCATGTGGCATATATGTTCAGCGAGGTCGCTTGCATATATCCTATCACACCTTCTTCCACAATGGCAGAATACGTTGATGAATGGTCAGCAAATGGACTAAAAAACATCTTCGGTGAACAGGTAAAGGTTGTAGAGATGCAATCTGAAGCCGGTGCTGCAGGTGCTTTACATGGTGCTCTGCAGACAGGTGCACTATGTACAACATTTACTGCTTCACAGGGTCTGCTGCTTATGATCCCTAACATGTACAAGATTGCAGGAGAACTTCTTCCCGGAGTCTTTCATGTAAGCGCCCGTACTGTGGCAGCTCACGCTCTTTCAATATTTGGCGACCACAGTGACGTATATTCAACACGTCAGACAGGTTTCGCGATGCTTGCAACAGGCAGCGTTCAGGAGATTATGGATCTCGCAGGAATAGCTCACCTCGCAGCAATAAAGTCAAGAGTTCCTTTCCTTCATTTCTTCGATGGTTTCAGATCTTCACACGAAGTTCAGAAAGTCGAGATCATGGAAATGGATGATCTGAAAAAACTTATTGATATTGAAGCTCTTACACAATTCCGCACTAACGCACTTAATCCTGAGCATCCTGTAACCAGGGGTACAGCACAAAACCCTGATATTTTCTTCCAGGCTAAAGAGGCAGTAAACAAGTTCTATGAACCAATTCCTGATCTCGTTAACTCATACATGGTTGAAATAAACAAACTAACAGGAAGAGATTACAAACCATTTACCTATTATGGTGCTCCCGATGCTGAGAACATTATTGTTGCAATGGGCTCAATAACAGAAACAACAAAGGAGACAATCGACTATTTAAGGGAAAAAGGCGAAAAAGTAGGTCTGATAAGCGTACATCTTTATCGTCCTTTCTCAGCCAAGTATTTCTTTAATGTATTCCCGAAATCGGTTAAAAAGGTTACTGTTCTCGACCGCACAAAGGAAATTGGTGCAAACGGCGAACCGCTCTATCTCGATATAAAAGAGATGTTTTATGACAAACAGGAGCGTCCTCTGATAGTTGGCGGACGTTATGGACTCAGCTCAAAAGACACTACTCCAAGCATGATTCTTTCTGTTTTTGAAAACATGAAACTCAAAGAACCGAAAAATCAGTTTACAGTAGGTATCGTTGATGATGTTACTTTCCATTCTCTCCCGATACTTCCTGAAATAAACGTCGCTCTTCCCGGAACTTACTCAGCTAAATTTTATGGACTGGGTTCAGACGGAACAGTTGGTGCAAACAAAAATTCAATTAAGATTATTGGTGATACAACAGATAAATACTGCCAGGCATACTTTGCATATGATTCAAAGAAATCGGGTGGTATTACAACATCACATCTTCGTTTCGGCGATAAGCCGATCCGTTCACCTTATCTTGTCAATACTCCTGACTTTGTAGCTTGCCATGTGCCATCATATCTCGACAAATATGATATGCTTAAAGGATTGAAGAAAGGCGGAACATTCCTTCTGAATTCAATCTGGGATGCTGAAACAACAAAAAAACATCTTCCTGATCATATGAAGAAGTATATGGCTGAAAACCATATTAACTTCTACACAATCAACGCTACTCTGATTGCTGAAGAACTTGGTCTTGGAACACGCACAAACACAATCATGCAGGCAGCATTCTTCAAGGTGGCTAATGTAATTCCTTATGAGAAAGCTGAAAAGGAAATGAAGCATGCCATCTATAAGAGTTATGGCAAAAAGGGTGAAGATGTGGTTAACATGAACTATGCCGCTGTTGACAGGGGCAGTGCTGTTGATAAGATCGAGATCCCCGCAGAATGGGCGAAAATAACAGTAACAAAACCAGTTGATACACGCGAAATTCCTGAATTCATCCGCGAAGTGATGGAACCAATAAACGGAATGAAAGGTGATGATCTTCCTGTAAGTGCATTTGCCGGCAGAGAAGATGGTACTTTCCCGTCAGGAACCTCACAGTACGAAAAACGCGGTATTGCAGTTAACGTACCTGAATGGCAGCCAAATGAGTGTATTCAGTGTAACCAGTGTTCATATGTTTGTCCTCACGCAGCTATACGTCCTTTCCTTATGACAGAAGAGGAACTTGCTAATGCTCCTGAAGGAACAAAATCTATTCAGGGTATACCCGGAGCTCTCAAAGCATACAAATTCAAAATTCAGGTCAGCGTACTTGACTGTACAGGCTGCAGCAACTGTGCTGATGTTTGTCCTTCAAAGAATAAGGCTCTGATAATGAAACCTCTTGAGACACAGACTGAAGAGATTGAACGCTGGACATATATGCATGAGAAAGTAGGCTATAAGGATACAGTTGTTGACAAATTTGTGAATGTCAAGAACAGCCAGTTTGCACAGCCTTTGTTTGAATTCTCAGGCGCATGTGCCGGTTGTGGTGAGACACCTTATATCAAATCAATCACCCAGCTTTTCGGCGACAGAATGATTGTTTCAAACGCAACAGGATGTTCTTCAATCTATGGTGGCTCTGCTCCTTCCACTCCATATACATATAACAAGAATGGTCAGGGTCCGGCTTGGGCTAACTCACTGTTTGAAGATAATGCTGAATATGGTTATGGCCTCTCACTTGGTGCAAATGCACTCAGAGACCGTATTGCCAAGAGAATGACTGATGCAATAGCAGAAGGCAAATTAAGTGCTGAAACAAAAGGTGCTTTTGAAGAATGGCTCAAAGAAAAAGATAATGCCGAAGCTTCAAGAGCTGCATCTGCAAAAGTTATCGAGGTACTTGCAAAGGATAAATCAGAAGTTGCTAAAGAAATCTTAAGCCTTAAGCAATATCTTATCAAGAAATCTCATTGGATATTCGGTGGCGACGGATGGGCATATGATATCGGCTACGGCGGACTTGATCATGTTCTCGCATCAGGAGAAGACGTAAATGTACTTGTTCTCGATACTGAAGTATATTCAAATACCGGAGGCCAGTCTTCTAAATCAACGCCTGCAGGAGCTGTTGCAAAATTCGCTGCATCAGGTAAGAAAATCCGTAAGAAGGATCTTGGAATGATGGCAATGAGCTATGGTTATGTTTATGTTGCTCAGGTGGCAATGGGAGCAAACAATGCCCAGTACTTCAAAGCAATTAAAGAGGCTGAAGCATATCCCGGACCATCACTTATTATAGCATACTCACCATGTATTAACCACGGTTTGAGAGATGGAATGGGCAGGACACAGGCTCAGACAAAAGATGCTGTTGCATCAGGATACTGGCATACTTACAGGTATAATCCTTTACTTGAAAATGAAGGAAAGAATCCATTCACACTCGATTCAAAAGAGCCTGACTGGAGTAAGTTCCAGGACTTCCTGATGACTGAAGTGCGCTATACTTCTCTTGTTAAAGCATTCCCTGGCGAAGCTGAAAAACTTTTCAAAGCTGCAGAAGAGAATGCCAAATGGAGGTACAATTCATACAAGCGACTTGCTGCTATGGATTTCGCACCGGCAGTTGAAAAAACTGAATAA
- the ruvX gene encoding Holliday junction resolvase RuvX — MGRIIGIDYGTKRIGLAVTDPMQIFASPLTTVSPKEFDTFIENYLETEVVDAFVIGYPVQMNNLPSEAVKYINPFIKKLKKTYPDKHIHLADERFTSQMAFQTMIDGGVKKKERQDKSMVDKISASLILRSFLDNRSNKK, encoded by the coding sequence ATGGGACGGATAATAGGTATAGACTACGGCACAAAACGTATCGGACTGGCAGTGACTGATCCGATGCAGATCTTTGCCTCCCCTCTGACAACAGTAAGTCCAAAAGAATTTGACACATTTATTGAAAACTATCTTGAAACTGAAGTTGTGGATGCATTTGTAATTGGTTATCCGGTTCAAATGAACAACTTACCCAGTGAAGCTGTTAAATACATAAATCCGTTCATAAAAAAACTAAAAAAAACATACCCCGACAAGCACATACACCTTGCTGATGAGAGATTTACATCGCAGATGGCATTTCAGACAATGATTGACGGAGGAGTAAAAAAAAAGGAAAGACAGGATAAATCGATGGTTGATAAGATAAGTGCCTCACTGATACTAAGATCTTTCCTGGATAACAGATCTAATAAAAAATAA
- the def gene encoding peptide deformylase — protein sequence MIYPIVVYGHAVLRKVAEEIDKDYPGLDQLIPDLFETMYYSEGLGLAAPQIGKSIRIFVIDGTPVAEDEPSLADFKKVFINAHIVEKSGELVPMNEGCLSIPNLREEVTRESRIRITYYDEKWEYHDEIYDGYKARVIQHEYDHLDGIMFTDKVSPLRRRLLKSKLTAISKGRFDAEYKTVLPGQKIR from the coding sequence ATGATTTACCCTATTGTAGTATACGGTCATGCGGTTCTAAGAAAAGTAGCTGAAGAGATTGATAAGGATTATCCGGGGCTCGATCAGCTTATACCTGATCTTTTTGAGACAATGTATTACTCAGAGGGACTGGGACTTGCGGCACCTCAGATAGGAAAATCGATCAGGATATTCGTTATTGACGGCACACCGGTAGCTGAAGATGAACCTTCACTGGCAGACTTCAAAAAAGTATTCATAAATGCCCATATTGTTGAAAAAAGCGGGGAACTTGTTCCAATGAATGAGGGGTGCCTGAGTATTCCAAACCTCAGGGAAGAAGTTACCCGTGAATCCAGAATCAGAATCACCTACTATGATGAAAAGTGGGAATACCACGACGAAATATACGATGGCTACAAAGCCAGAGTAATTCAGCATGAGTATGATCACCTCGACGGAATAATGTTTACAGATAAAGTCAGCCCGCTTCGAAGAAGACTTCTCAAAAGCAAGCTTACAGCAATCAGCAAGGGCAGATTTGATGCTGAGTACAAGACTGTACTGCCGGGACAAAAGATACGATAG
- a CDS encoding ComEC/Rec2 family competence protein: MLHKEIPFLRIGLPLCAGIISGLYIKPDTYFLCAFAFFIVTGFTVSLFYNKYQINSLFGITLTLSLFLLGLLLYNNEKTSLSDLKTEPSVFICTLSDFPEEKENSFLLKVKMHRIFLQDSMVSVNGSMLLYNKKDSLINSFLPGDILLVKCTPVAITNRGNPYEFDYRFFMENNCIKYYAFTASQNISLIQKPENRKIAHRALIIREKIIDMYRTRGITGNNLAIISAVILGQKKMLDPEQKQNFIRAGVMHIMAVSGLHAVILSMFIFSLLFFLKGRYNILRVLIAILFLWSFAFVTGLTPSVLRATLMFTFIQAGTLMKRRVNGINSVLASAFILILIRPSVIFDAGFLLSYSAVIYIITFYQIFYQKLQFKNIIADKIWQSIAVTIVAQAGTLPLTIMLFNRFPVYFVITNLIIVPMSSLLIVTGCFVPLLYPLNLISTLIAKALNYMTGLTENMTAIAADLPGSGLENIGMTTAECILLTIIIFLISSYLLKKEAFSVPALAAMFIILIGYGTINQLSVRRSNELIVYNTPGTSTIAVRTGKILNVYSDSSIIRQEVMKHSSTLGLHVKSNVLNSNLNFIDAGKKILIIRSFDESTIQRYKPDIVILTGLKSGFDSFSQAKYLPSTLILTSEYSPGLPNSLRFKKNVTDTVHFVRRSGAFAKSI; this comes from the coding sequence GTGCTACATAAAGAAATTCCGTTTCTTCGTATTGGCCTGCCGTTATGTGCCGGAATTATTTCAGGCCTTTATATCAAACCGGATACTTACTTCCTGTGTGCATTTGCTTTTTTTATTGTTACAGGTTTCACAGTAAGTCTGTTTTATAATAAGTACCAGATTAACAGCTTATTCGGTATAACACTGACGTTGTCACTCTTCCTGCTCGGATTACTTCTTTATAACAATGAAAAAACATCTTTGTCTGATCTTAAGACAGAACCTTCAGTCTTCATCTGCACTCTTTCCGACTTCCCTGAAGAAAAAGAGAATAGCTTTCTGCTGAAGGTAAAGATGCACAGGATTTTTTTACAGGACAGCATGGTAAGTGTCAATGGCTCAATGCTGCTGTATAATAAAAAGGATTCTTTGATAAATTCCTTCCTTCCAGGTGATATCCTGCTTGTAAAATGCACACCAGTAGCAATAACAAACAGAGGTAATCCATATGAATTCGACTACAGGTTTTTTATGGAGAACAATTGTATTAAATACTATGCTTTTACTGCAAGCCAAAATATTTCACTCATTCAAAAACCGGAAAACAGGAAAATTGCACACAGAGCACTGATTATAAGGGAAAAAATAATTGACATGTACAGAACACGGGGTATAACCGGTAATAATCTGGCAATAATTTCCGCGGTTATCCTTGGGCAGAAAAAAATGCTTGATCCCGAACAGAAGCAGAACTTTATAAGGGCCGGAGTAATGCATATTATGGCAGTATCGGGACTTCATGCTGTGATTCTGAGCATGTTCATATTCAGTCTGCTCTTCTTTCTGAAAGGCAGGTATAACATTCTGAGAGTACTAATAGCAATACTTTTTCTCTGGTCATTTGCATTTGTTACAGGACTAACACCATCTGTTCTAAGAGCAACTCTGATGTTCACATTTATACAGGCTGGTACACTAATGAAACGAAGAGTAAATGGTATCAACTCAGTGCTGGCTTCAGCATTTATCCTGATACTTATCAGACCTTCGGTTATCTTTGATGCTGGCTTTCTTCTCTCCTATTCAGCTGTAATATATATAATCACCTTTTACCAGATCTTCTATCAAAAGCTTCAGTTTAAGAATATTATAGCTGACAAAATATGGCAGTCAATTGCTGTTACGATTGTTGCACAGGCAGGTACACTCCCTCTTACAATAATGCTTTTCAACAGGTTCCCTGTATATTTTGTAATTACGAATCTCATAATTGTTCCTATGTCATCGCTGTTGATTGTAACCGGATGCTTTGTTCCATTGTTATATCCGCTTAATTTAATTTCGACTCTGATAGCGAAAGCTCTCAACTACATGACAGGCTTAACAGAAAACATGACTGCCATAGCCGCAGATCTTCCCGGTTCAGGTTTGGAGAATATCGGAATGACAACAGCAGAGTGCATTTTACTTACAATCATAATATTCCTTATCTCTTCATATCTTCTCAAAAAAGAGGCATTTTCTGTTCCTGCACTGGCGGCTATGTTCATAATACTTATTGGTTACGGAACAATAAATCAGCTTTCAGTCAGAAGAAGCAATGAACTAATTGTATATAACACCCCCGGGACTTCTACAATCGCAGTCAGGACAGGTAAAATATTAAATGTGTATTCCGATTCATCCATTATAAGGCAGGAGGTTATGAAGCATAGTTCAACTCTCGGGCTGCACGTAAAATCAAATGTCCTGAACAGTAATCTGAACTTCATTGATGCCGGAAAGAAAATACTTATCATCCGGTCTTTTGATGAAAGTACTATTCAAAGATACAAGCCTGATATTGTCATACTAACAGGACTAAAATCAGGTTTCGATTCATTCTCACAAGCGAAATACCTGCCTTCCACCCTAATTTTAACTTCGGAATATTCACCTGGTCTCCCAAATTCTTTAAGGTTTAAAAAGAATGTTACAGATACTGTCCATTTTGTCAGAAGGTCAGGAGCATTTGCTAAAAGCATATAA
- the trkA gene encoding Trk system potassium transporter TrkA, whose protein sequence is MRIIIAGAGEVGTHLAKMLSNENHEIILIDPEEDRLKPIGTSLDVMTFEGSATSVKLLKDSLKKKTDLFIAVTHSEDTNITASILAKKFGAIKTIARIDNIDYLEHSNLDFFRSLGIDSLIYPELIAAREVLGLLHETGTTEFMEFSGGKLAMYVQKLDENAPILNKSLEEISILHKTEKYRAVAIKRNDKTIIPRGNEEFQLGDLVFVISTHEGIDEMMKTSGKEHFEAKSIMILGGSRIGKHVAMYMQKTCEVKLIDSNIRKCEALADILDNTLIINGDGRNVDLLEQEGITKIDAFIAVTGNSETNILSCLLAKKMGVKKTIAEVENMEYINLAENTGIDTIINKKISAASRIFRHTTNPNVTQVKYMTGTEAEVLEFNVPANSRITKGTLRSLDFPKDAIVGGGTRDGEPFIATGDTIINANDKVVVFTLPSAYEKLSKFFI, encoded by the coding sequence ATGAGAATAATAATTGCCGGGGCAGGAGAAGTTGGAACGCATCTAGCCAAGATGTTATCGAATGAAAATCATGAAATTATTCTTATCGATCCGGAGGAAGATCGTCTGAAACCGATTGGCACTTCTCTCGATGTGATGACATTTGAAGGTTCAGCAACATCAGTTAAGTTATTGAAGGATTCTCTTAAAAAGAAGACTGATCTTTTTATTGCAGTAACCCATTCTGAAGATACCAATATTACAGCTTCAATTCTGGCTAAAAAGTTCGGTGCTATAAAAACAATAGCACGAATTGACAATATAGATTACCTTGAACACTCGAATCTCGATTTTTTCAGATCACTTGGCATTGACTCCCTTATTTATCCTGAGCTTATTGCTGCAAGAGAAGTGCTGGGACTGCTTCACGAAACAGGAACAACAGAATTTATGGAGTTTTCCGGTGGTAAACTGGCAATGTATGTACAGAAGCTCGACGAAAATGCTCCCATTCTTAATAAAAGTCTTGAAGAGATCTCAATACTGCACAAGACTGAGAAGTACCGTGCAGTAGCAATCAAAAGAAATGATAAGACCATTATTCCGAGAGGAAATGAAGAGTTTCAGCTGGGCGACCTGGTATTTGTTATTTCAACACATGAGGGTATTGATGAGATGATGAAGACATCGGGCAAGGAACACTTTGAGGCAAAGAGCATTATGATACTTGGTGGCAGCCGAATAGGCAAACATGTCGCAATGTATATGCAGAAAACATGTGAAGTTAAACTTATCGACTCCAACATCAGAAAATGTGAAGCCCTTGCCGATATCCTTGACAATACACTAATCATAAACGGTGACGGCCGTAATGTTGATCTTCTTGAGCAGGAAGGGATTACAAAAATTGATGCTTTTATTGCTGTCACAGGTAATTCTGAGACCAACATTCTTTCATGTCTTCTTGCAAAAAAGATGGGGGTTAAAAAGACTATTGCTGAAGTTGAAAACATGGAGTATATAAACCTTGCTGAAAACACAGGAATTGACACTATCATTAATAAGAAGATCTCTGCTGCCAGCAGAATATTCCGTCATACCACAAATCCTAACGTCACTCAGGTTAAGTATATGACAGGAACTGAAGCTGAAGTACTTGAATTTAATGTGCCTGCCAACTCAAGAATAACCAAAGGAACACTAAGGAGTCTCGATTTTCCGAAAGATGCGATTGTCGGCGGCGGCACAAGAGACGGAGAGCCTTTTATAGCTACGGGAGATACAATTATAAATGCCAACGATAAAGTCGTCGTTTTTACCCTTCCGTCAGCCTACGAAAAGCTTTCGAAATTTTTTATCTGA
- a CDS encoding TrkH family potassium uptake protein — MINFRIIARVFSLLLIVEGLFMLLTAGASYLYHDQATSSLIFSALITIVTGIIVFTPFMNEEKVYGNKEGYIIVTGMWLIFSLFGALPYLFSGSINNFGDAFFESMSGFTTTGATIIHDIETLPRGIVLWRSLTQWIGGIGIIFISLSVLPVFKSMTIQLASAEFSGQPTDKIHPRIKDAAKRLITIYFLLTFTEFILLIIGGMPAFDAICHSLSTLSTGGFSSRNDGIAVFSSPFIMAVISIFMFIAGINMTCIYFGLKGNFSKVFNNNEFIFYSLITFAFIVIVTLVLIINAGFPAGRAIQDGVFHVISIITTTGYYTKDFNMWGNIIIMLFFVLMFTGGTAGSTSGGIKIVRLILITKNSRQELKRLIHPNGFIPVRLDKRIIPQSTIYNLLVFITIYFLLVCASAFVISFMGYDLITSFSTSASMLANIGPGLGTFGPFTDFSAMPMAGKLFLSTLMLIGRIELLSVMILFTKGFYRH, encoded by the coding sequence ATGATCAACTTCCGGATAATAGCAAGGGTTTTCAGCCTGCTGCTCATTGTTGAAGGATTATTCATGCTGCTAACTGCAGGTGCATCATATCTTTACCACGATCAGGCAACCTCTTCTCTTATCTTTTCGGCACTTATAACAATAGTAACCGGCATTATTGTTTTTACACCTTTCATGAATGAGGAGAAGGTGTACGGCAATAAGGAGGGATACATCATTGTAACAGGGATGTGGCTCATATTCAGTCTTTTTGGCGCACTTCCTTACCTTTTCAGCGGATCAATTAATAATTTTGGTGATGCTTTCTTTGAATCAATGTCGGGATTTACAACAACCGGGGCAACTATAATACATGATATTGAGACATTACCCCGGGGAATTGTATTGTGGCGAAGCCTTACGCAATGGATAGGCGGTATAGGAATAATATTTATTTCTCTTTCAGTTCTGCCTGTTTTCAAATCGATGACGATTCAGCTGGCTTCAGCCGAGTTTTCAGGTCAGCCTACAGATAAGATACATCCTCGTATAAAGGATGCAGCCAAGAGACTGATCACTATATATTTTCTGCTCACATTCACCGAATTCATACTTCTGATTATTGGAGGGATGCCAGCCTTTGATGCGATATGTCATTCTCTTTCAACACTCTCAACAGGTGGGTTCTCATCCAGAAACGATGGTATTGCAGTGTTCTCCTCTCCATTTATTATGGCTGTTATTTCAATATTTATGTTCATTGCAGGAATAAATATGACCTGTATCTACTTTGGACTAAAAGGAAATTTCAGCAAGGTCTTTAATAACAATGAGTTCATTTTCTATTCGCTGATCACCTTTGCATTCATTGTAATTGTTACTCTTGTATTAATTATCAATGCCGGATTCCCTGCAGGCAGAGCTATACAGGACGGCGTTTTCCATGTTATCTCAATAATCACTACCACAGGATATTATACAAAGGATTTTAATATGTGGGGCAACATAATTATAATGCTATTCTTCGTTCTGATGTTTACAGGAGGAACAGCCGGCTCTACAAGCGGAGGGATAAAAATCGTAAGACTTATACTGATAACAAAAAACAGCAGACAGGAACTGAAACGACTGATTCATCCAAACGGGTTCATCCCTGTTCGGCTTGATAAACGCATAATCCCTCAATCAACAATTTATAACCTGCTGGTATTTATTACTATATATTTTTTACTGGTATGTGCATCAGCCTTCGTTATATCATTCATGGGGTATGATCTTATAACATCGTTCAGTACTTCAGCTTCAATGCTTGCTAATATAGGACCCGGACTTGGTACTTTTGGTCCTTTCACTGATTTTTCAGCTATGCCAATGGCCGGGAAGCTTTTCCTTTCAACACTTATGCTCATCGGACGTATTGAATTATTGAGTGTTATGATTCTGTTTACAAAGGGTTTTTACAGACACTAA
- a CDS encoding threonylcarbamoyl-AMP synthase codes for MLIRIYNENPNHKHIRQIADLLDDGGIIIYPTDTVYAMGCDIRATKSIEKIARFKELNPKNPDLSLIFHDMSQLSEYTIIHDNNIFKLLKRNLPEPFTFIVQANSQIPKLFKNKKKTVGIRIPDNNIVLELVRELGRPIITTSIHDPDEVIEYTTDPELIYEKYRDFADAVIDGGFGNNEASTVIDCTGEEIEIVRQGLGILVL; via the coding sequence ATGCTGATTCGCATCTATAATGAAAATCCTAATCATAAGCATATCCGGCAGATTGCCGACCTGCTCGACGATGGTGGCATTATAATCTATCCCACTGATACTGTGTATGCAATGGGGTGCGATATCAGAGCTACAAAATCTATAGAGAAAATTGCCCGTTTCAAAGAACTGAATCCTAAGAATCCTGATCTCTCGCTCATCTTCCACGATATGAGTCAGCTTTCGGAATACACAATAATCCACGATAATAACATCTTCAAGCTTCTGAAAAGAAATCTTCCCGAACCATTTACCTTTATTGTTCAGGCGAATAGTCAGATTCCGAAGCTGTTTAAGAATAAGAAGAAAACAGTTGGTATCAGAATTCCTGATAACAATATTGTCCTTGAGCTTGTAAGAGAACTTGGCAGACCTATTATTACAACATCAATTCACGATCCTGATGAGGTAATTGAATATACTACCGATCCGGAACTTATTTATGAGAAATACCGCGATTTTGCCGATGCAGTCATCGATGGCGGATTTGGAAATAATGAAGCTTCAACAGTTATTGACTGTACCGGCGAAGAGATCGAGATTGTAAGGCAGGGATTAGGTATACTTGTGTTATAG
- a CDS encoding DUF4199 domain-containing protein — MDLTFNQIQGYVFIVVQIGLIYFLLKSYRDNFMHGQITYGQSLGAGMIIFLYSAIIVAVYTYLLYTVIDSGLVAKQLAFQEAEMVKRGIPQASIDAGMAMQAKIMKPAIIAPISILGSMFWGLIVSLLISIFIRKEGNPLIETPQN; from the coding sequence TTGGACCTGACATTCAATCAGATACAGGGATATGTTTTCATTGTGGTACAGATCGGATTGATATATTTTCTGCTTAAATCGTACCGCGACAACTTTATGCATGGTCAGATCACATATGGTCAGTCATTAGGTGCCGGGATGATAATATTTCTTTACTCCGCTATCATAGTAGCTGTATATACATATCTTCTTTATACTGTAATTGACTCAGGACTCGTAGCCAAGCAACTGGCTTTTCAGGAAGCTGAAATGGTAAAAAGAGGAATACCACAGGCATCGATTGACGCTGGAATGGCAATGCAGGCAAAAATTATGAAACCTGCAATTATTGCTCCTATCAGCATCCTGGGAAGTATGTTCTGGGGATTGATCGTTTCTCTTCTTATAAGCATATTCATCCGCAAAGAAGGAAATCCATTGATTGAAACACCTCAAAACTAA